A genomic window from Agrobacterium tumefaciens includes:
- a CDS encoding L-iditol 2-dehydrogenase — MTGRLEGKSALITGSARGIGRAFAEAYLREGARVAIADIDFERASKTAREIGENAYAVELDVTKQHSIDTAIRTVEGQTGGLDILINNAALFDLAPIVEIKRESYERLFSINVSGTLFMMQAAAKTMIARGKGGKIINMASQAGRRGEALVAIYCATKAAVISLTQSAGLDLIKHGINVNAIAPGVVDGEHWDGVDALFAKYENRPAGEKKRLVGEAVPFGRMGRAEDLTGMAIFLASDEAEYIVAQTYNVDGGNWMS; from the coding sequence ATGACGGGGAGACTGGAAGGCAAATCCGCGCTGATAACAGGTTCGGCGCGCGGCATCGGCCGTGCCTTTGCAGAAGCCTATCTGCGTGAGGGGGCGAGGGTTGCCATTGCCGATATCGATTTCGAGCGCGCCAGCAAGACCGCCCGCGAGATCGGCGAGAATGCCTATGCCGTCGAACTTGATGTGACCAAGCAGCATTCCATCGACACCGCCATCCGCACGGTGGAAGGCCAGACCGGTGGGCTCGATATCCTCATCAACAATGCCGCGCTGTTCGATCTGGCACCGATTGTCGAGATCAAACGCGAGAGCTACGAGCGGCTGTTTTCGATCAACGTATCAGGCACGCTGTTCATGATGCAGGCCGCCGCAAAAACAATGATTGCTCGGGGAAAAGGCGGCAAGATCATCAACATGGCAAGCCAGGCGGGCCGGCGCGGCGAGGCCTTGGTGGCGATCTATTGCGCCACCAAGGCCGCCGTCATCAGTCTCACCCAATCGGCCGGTCTCGATCTCATCAAGCATGGCATCAACGTCAATGCGATTGCGCCGGGCGTGGTCGATGGCGAGCACTGGGACGGTGTGGATGCGCTGTTTGCGAAATATGAAAACCGCCCCGCCGGGGAAAAGAAGCGGCTGGTCGGTGAGGCCGTGCCCTTCGGCCGCATGGGCCGTGCCGAGGATCTGACCGGCATGGCGATCTTCCTTGCCTCCGATGAGGCCGAATACATCGTCGCCCAGACTTACAATGTCGACGGCGGCAATTGGATGAGCTGA